A stretch of DNA from Kangiella sediminilitoris:
TGGCTGATAGCTTTCTGGGCCACCGCAGGGCTTGCTACCAACCGGCAGTAAATCACAGTCACTATTTCTGACACAGCCTTCTGTTTGCAATGTCTGTTGTATTTGAGCGTATAAATCTTGGGCAACGGCTTCTGTATCGGGCTTATTGTTGCTGGCTTGAGAACAGGATTGTAATAAGCTAGCCACTACAAATAATAAGCCTGATATAAATATTCGGTTTTTAAACATAATCGATCCTTCTTTAGCAGTTGTAACGATACTTTTAAATAGTCTAAAAGATCTAATTAACTAAACATAGTTTATTAGCAAATTCGTGTTATATCCTCTCCAGCTGTGACTGTATAAAAGCTTTAGCCTTATTAGCCGCCAAGGTCCAGGCTTGTTCGGTCGAAATATCCGAACGCTTTAATGTTTCAAAGCTGTGGTTTCCGTCTTCCAGCCATTCTATCTTAATGTTTTCGCTTAATTGATACTTTGAAACTTCTTGCGGTTTTCCAAAGGTATCTCGAGTGCCCTGTAAAATCAGGGTTGGGGTCTCTATAGAATGTAAATGTTCTGTCCGTGTTTTCTCTGGCTTACCGGGTGGATGAAAGGGATATCCCATGCATATAACCCCTTTAGTTTCAACTTCATCGGCAATCATGCTGGCAACTCGTCCACCCATAGATTTCCCGCCAATGAAAAAGTTTTTATTGGGTATTTTTGCAATTTCTTTTTTAAAGCTTTCGATTAGTCTGGGCATACGGTCAGGTGGTGACTTTTTTCCCGTCTGTTGGCGTCGTAACATGTATGGGAAATCAAATGTTATAACTTCAATATTGTTGTCATCAATCGTCTGCTGCATAAATTGCATGAATTTTGACTGTGAATCAGCCCCTGCACCATGAGCCATTATCAAGGTCGCTTGTCGTTGTTTCATTCGATACCTTTTAATTAATTTTTAATTTCGCTGTCATTAGAGATCGGTTTTGATACACTAAAGCCAGTTTATTCATCATAAAGCTTTGCTTGCGTTAAAAAATATGTCGATCATACAGCCCTTGAAGTATCAACGTCCTTTCCTTAAGTGGGCTGGAGGCAAGTTTAGACTATTACCTAAGATTCTTCATCATTTACCCCAGGGTAAAAAGCTGATAGAGCCCTTTGTCGGCTCGGGTGTAGTTTTTCTCAATGCTGATTATGATCGCTATCTCCTGGCCGATATAAATCCCGATCTGATTAATTTATTTAAAGATCTAAAGCGTGGAAAGGGGCGCTTTATTGATTACTGCTCTACTTTCTTTACGGAAGCTAATAATACCGAAAAAAAGTTTTATGAACTTCGAGAGCATTTCAATAAATTAAAACCGGGGGAGGAACGCTCGGCATTATTTTTATACTTTAATCGTCACGGATATAATGGTCTTTGTCGATATAATCGTTCCGGGGGCTTCAACGTACCTTTCGGTCGTTATAAGAGGCCATACTTCCCTGAAAGTGAGCTGGAGTTTTTTGCGAAAAAATCCCAGCGTGCTGAGTTCCGTTGCCAAAGCTTTCGCGCTTCTTTCAATGGTTCACGTCAAGGCGATGTAATTTATTGTGATCCACCTTATTTACCACAAAGCCTAACCGCTAACTTTACGGATTATACTAAGCAGGGCTTTAGTTACGACCAACAGGTTGAGCTGGGGTACTTAGCTGAAAGGGCACGTAAAAAAGGAGTCATAACAACTATTTCAAATCACGATACCATCGTAGCTCGTGATATCTATGAAAAAGCCGATAAAGTAACTTATTTTGATGTGCAGCGCTTTATTTCCTGTGACGGTAATAATCGTACAAAAGCAAAAGAGCTCTTAGCGATTTATGGCTGACTCAAATTATGAGCCAGCATTTTCAAGGGCAGAGTTTACGAAGTAAAGGATGGTTAGGATAAAGACCACAACGAAAATGATACCGCCAACAATGAACTGAACGGCATTACCCTGATCGAAGTCTTTCTCTCTCTGCTCCTCTGATTGAACACCAAACATTGCCCCGAGCACACTCTGTACAGTTGACCAGAAGCCAGTGCCTTGGTTTATTGATTTTTCTTTTGATGGATCTTTATGAGGTTGAGTCTCTTTTTCCAATGAGGATTCATTGGCTTTTGAATCTTCTTGAGTCATTACCTAATGTCTCTTACCACTATGTTTTAGAGTTAACTAATATACCGCAGTAAGTAGAAAAATTTAAGACTTTTCGAATAGTTCCAGAAATTGGATGAAGTGCAGGCTTGGCATATTGTGAGATTCAGTAAGCCAGGAATACCAGCTTGCAGATTTCTTCTCTGGGACGTTGTTACCTAGAGAGGCTGAAGCAGGCTCAAGTAGTTCGGGCTCGAGCGAAGTAATGATATGTAACTCGTCGCTGTTATAGTCAACGTAATTACCTTCAGAACAGATTTGCGCTTTTGCTAAGACATTAGAACCACCAACGATGCTCAGGGCAACGCCACCAGCTAACAATACTTTTTTCAAACTCTTAATAGACAACATGGTTCGCTCCTTACCATATTTTACCTACACGCAAATTACCCCACACAAGAGGTATCTTCTGAATATACGCTAATTTTAGCTAAAAGATCAAGGATTTCTTCAGGAGCTTTGCTTTTTTCTGGCTGCTGGCTGAGCTTTTTTTAGGCTCAAACTATCAATTAATTCAAAGGCTTGGCTTAAATTAAGTCGGGGGTCAACTAAGCTAGTATAAGCTTCACCCAATTCCTGGTGATGAACAGCGTAGCTGCTGCCTATGCACTCCATAACAGCTTCGCCAGTCATTTCAAGGTGCGCCGCGCCTAGGTGCGACCCCAGATCAGCGTGAATACTGAAAGCTTGTTGCAATTCCGATTGGATATGTTGAAAGTCTCTGGTTTTGTAGTTATTTGAACTTACCTGTGTATTGCCATGCATTGGATCACAACTCCAAAGTACCTTTAGATCTGCATCCTTAACAGCGCGAATAAGCTCTGGAAGTTTATGAGAAATTTTGTCATGCCCAAAACGTTGGATTAATGTTAGCCGTCCCTCTTCGTTTTCGGGGTTTAGCCATCGACACAGTTTAACCAGTTCTTTTGCCTCAACTGTAGGCCCTACTTTTATGGCAATTGGGTTAGCAATACCTCGTAGGTACTCCAGGTGAGCACTCTCACTCTGTACGGTTCGCATTCCGACCCATGGGAAATGTGTGGATAAATTATACCAGCGACCATTGGAGCCAAGACGAGTTAAAGCCTGCTCATAGTGCAGGTGTAAGGCCTCATGACTGGTGTAAAACTCAGTCAGATTTTTGTGGGCGGCTTGTCGACCATTGAATTGATGAAATAACTGAAGGGCATCTCTAAAGTTGCGCAGGCTCTGATGCAACTCTTTGGTTTTAGCTAGGTCTTTAAGTGACGCAACTTCAGGCTCAAGATTAAAAAGCTCTTCAAGCTCACCTTCTAGCAGAGAGCGGATGTAGTTTAAAGTTAGAGATGCGTAACTGTAGCCTTCCAGCATACGGGCAGGATCGGGGGTGCGAGCAGACTCGCTGAAGTGGACGTGGTTAACCAGATCTCCTCTATAGCTGGTCAAGGTTGTGTCACCCTGGGTTTCGGTCAATGCAGAACGCGGCTTGGCGTATTGACCTGCAATTCGTCCAATTCGTGAGACTGGCATGCGTAGTTTCTGGCTAACTAGGAGGCTGAGACTTAGCAGGCTTCTGACTTTCTGTGAAATAGCTTCTGCATTACAGTCTTTGAATGACTCAGCGCAATCTCCACCTTGCAATATAAAGCGCTCGCCTCGCTGAGCTTCAGCGATTCGATTTTTCAGTGTGTCTACTTCAGATGATGATACCAGTGGTGGAAGTTGGCATAACTTCTCAGTAACCTGCGCTAATGCAGTTGGATCACCATATTTAATTTGTTGACTGACAGGCTTTGACTTCCAGCTATCGGGAGTCCAGTTGTCAGCGCCAGATTTAACCATTCGAATTTACAAATTTACTTCAATAAAGGCATTCTATCCCATAAGATAGACACGGGCAAAAAAGACTGTAATTAGAGAAAACAGGCTAAGTTTAGGCTGAATAATTTTTGAATCTGTTAGAAAAGTTGAAATAACGCTAATCGAGGCAAAGCTCGGCGAAACTGAGGAGCTTATGAGTATATAAGTGAGTAGGTTGAGGCGAGTTTTAACAAAGGGTAGCGGAGAGTTCAGCTTTTCGGGAACATATTTATATGGCGAAAGTAAAAACAATCTATGTCTGCCAGGAGTGCGGTTCAGAAACGCCTCAGTGGGCGGGGCAATGCGGTCAATGTAAAGCTTGGAACTCATTGATTGAGCAGGCCAACATTAAGCAAAGCAAAGCGGAAAAAAGTTCGCGCTTTACAGGCTATGCAGGTGAGCAGAGTAAAGTCGTGAAAATGGATAAAGTGGATCTGTCCGAAGTGCCCAGAATGGGCTCAGGTCTTTCTGAGCTGGATCGGGTATTGGGCGGTGGCTTGGTCCCTGGTTCTGTAGTCTTGATGGGTGGCGACCCTGGAATCGGCAAGTCCACCATCTTACTCCAAAGTTTATGCAAGATTAGTCAGGAAATGCCAGTGCTTTATGTAACTGGTGAGGAATCGATGCAGCAGGTAACCATGCGAGCGCAGCGCCTTGGACTGGAAACGGGTGACTTTTCACTTCTGACTGAGACTCAAGTTGAGCAAATAACCACTCAGGCGCTGATGCAAAAGCCAAAAGTCATGGTGGTTGACTCAATTCAGACCATCTATACCGAAATGCTTCAATCTGCCCCTGGTGGTGTGGCACAGGTTCGTGAGAGTGCTGCACAGCTTGTTCGGTTTGCCAAACAGACTGGGACTACGCTATTCGTTGTTGGGCACGTCACTAAGGATGGTGCTTTAGCTGGACCACGAGTTCTAGAGCATATGGTTGATGCTGTGCTATATTTTGAAGGCGAGCGAGATGGTCGCCTTAGGCTATTACGAGCGGTAAAAAACCGCTTTGGTGCGGTTAATGAGCTGGGTGTTTTCGCCATGACCGATGAGGGTTTAAAACAGGTAAAGAACCCTTCGGCAATATTTTTATCGAAATACACTGACCCAGTAGCCGGTAGTGCTATCGTCTCTACCTGGGAAGGCACCCGTCCCATGCTAGTAGAAATACAGGCCCTTGTTGATACTTCTCATGCGCCGCAGCCCAAGCGGGTAGCGGTGGGCCTAGATCATCAGCGGATTGCCATGTTGTTAGCGGTACTGAACCGCCATGGCGGGGTCGCTACCTTTGATCAGGATGTTTTTGCTAACGTCGTGGGCGGCGTCCGAGTGATGGAAACCAGCTCTGATCTGGCATTGATAGCAGCAATAATTTCCAGTTTACGCAATCGTCCTTTGGAAGAACATTTAGTCGTGTTTGGAGAAGTGGGGCTTGCTGGAGAAGTGCGCCCAGTTCCAAATGGGCAGGAGCGATTAAAAGAAGCCGTGAAGCATGGGTTTAAGAAAGCCATTGTGCCAAAAGGCAACCTACCTTCAAAAACTTTAGATGGCCTTGAAATTCATGGCGTTAGCCGTCTGCAGGAAATGATAAACTTACTGTAATACTAAGATAGGGAGAGCGTTATGTTTGATATCGACTGGAGCGTTATCTGGAATCATCTGATTACCATGATGGTTGCCTATTTGTTAGCTTTTCCTATTGCCTGGAACCGCGAGAGTAATGCCCGTAGTGCGGGTATAAGAACCTTCCCCTTGGTTAGTATAGCAGCTTGTAGTTTCGTTTTAGTTGGAATCGATATGTTCCCTGATGGAGCCTCTCAGGCTCGTGTTATTGGTGGTATTATTACGGGCATCGGATTTATTGGTGGAGGTGCCATTTTGAAGAATGGGGATAAGGTTACAGGTCTCGCAACAGCAGCAAGCCTCTGGGGAACGGCAGCAATAGGTATCGCTGTCGGTGCTCATCGCCTGGAAATAGCAGTTCTATTAGCCATAGTAACCTTTGTTACTTTACAGCTGGTTACAAAGGTTAAAGATAAAGTCCCGGAAGGGGAACAAAAAGAACACTCTTAAAACTCATGAATAAAACACCAGACATACGGGCTTTTCGTCCAGAAAAGCTCTTTAAACCCCGTAATTTTATTAAGCCAGCTTTAAGTCAGAAGCAATACCTCGAGATCGGCGCAGGAAAAGGGATGCATGCTATGCAGTTTGCTGAGGCGAATCCTGACAAAGAGCTTATTGCCGTTGAGCGAACCAAGAATAAGTTTGACGTTTTCGCGCAGCGTGCGAAAGAATTAAAGCTCGATAATCTAACGCCTGTCCATGCTGATGCACTGCCTTATGTCGTACATGCGTTCCCCGCGAAAAGTTTAGATGGTGTATTTTTACTGTATCCAAATCCGGAGCCCAAAAGCGCGGCTCAACGTTGGCTCAATATGCCTTTCTTTGAGTTTCTGCTGTCGCGGATGAAAGATGGCGCTTCGGTAGTATTGGCCTCTAATATAGAAAGCTATATTGACGAAGCCGAGCAACAGGCCAGAGAGTTGTGGCAGTTACCGGTTGAACGCAAGGTCATTCCTAAAACCAGTTCGCGGACCCACTTTGAAGTGAAGTACCTGCAACGAGGTGAGTTGTGTCAGGAGCTGGTGATAACTAAGCCTGAGGGATATCAGACTCGGTTTGACTATTAACTAACCGCTGATTAGGTTAATTATTTCAGTATTACTCGTCAGTCTCTGATTGCCTTTTTTCCCACAGTGCCTGTGACTCTTGCTGTATAGCATCTGGATCACTGTTGTATAGAGTTAAAGTTGAGCGGAGGTGGAGCATGCTATCGATGTCTATTTCCTGACATTCGACACCATAGTCCTCACCTTTATGGTAGACAATCTTCGCCTCCATAAAAACGGGTGGCGACAGTTCGTCAAATATCACTTGTAAGGTCAGTGGTTTAGTCTTGTCTAGATTGGCATCAGTTTTAAGGTGGGCGCCATTAAGTGAAATGTCCACAACTGTAGCCATATATTTTTGATTATTTTGTTCGATAAGGGCTTTAGCCGAAATATGGATTCGAGCAAAATGTCTGCGATTAGTTTTAATGGCTTTTACCCCGAAGTTACTCCCTAGCTAATGAGATTAGCAAAGAGGCTTGAGATTGTCGAAATTAATTATGATTTTGGTTCACTGACTCACGATTTTCTCGTGAGCCAGTGTAGTTAATCATTTACGATTTTGAGATTTTGCGGTACTTGATGCGGTGTGGCTGATCGGCATCGGCACCTAGGCGCCGTTTACGATCGGCTTCATATTCTTGATAGTTACCTTCGAACCAGACGGTTTCACTGTCACCTTCAAATGCCAGAATATGAGTAGCAATACGGTCAAGGAACCAACGGTCGTGCGAGATAACTACAGCACAGCCCGGGAAGGCCAATAGCGCATCTTCCAGTGCACGTAAGGTCTCAACATCCAAGTCGTTGGTTGGCTCATCCAGTAGCAATACGTTGCCGCCACTCTTAAGCAGCTTAGCCAGATGAACACGGTTACGCTCACCTCCCGACAGGTCGCCGATGCGTTTCTGTTGATCCGACCCTTTGAAATTAAAGCGGCCAACGTAGGCGCGAGATGGCGTTTCATAGGTGCCAACGGTAATAATATCCAGGCCGTCTGAAATTTCTTCCCAGACCGTTTTATTGTCGTCCAGCGAGTCACGACTCTGATCGACGTATGCTAAATCAACGGTCTCACCGATTTGAAGCTCACCAGAATCCGGTTGCTCCTGGCCGGTAATCATTTTGAACATGGTCGACTTACCCGCACCATTCGGACCGATAACACCGACGATACCACCTTGTGGCAAGTTAAAGTTCAAGTCGTTATATAGCAGCTTATCGCCAAATGTTTTGGTTAAGCCTTTGGCGGTAATAACCTGAGTACCCAGGCGCGGACCCGGTGGGATATACAGTTCGCGAGTTTCGTTGCGTTGCTGGAACTCTTTGCTCGATAGTTCTTCAAAGCGTGACATACGCGCTTTCGATTTGGCCTGACGACCTTTGGAATTGGCACGAACCCATTCCAGCTCTTCTTTCATGGTTTTCTGGCGAGAGGCTTCCTGCTTTTCTTCGATTTCAAGACGCTTAGCCTTTTGCTCCAACCATGAAGAGTAGTTACCTTCCCATGGAATACCTTCACCGCGATCCAGCTCCAGAATCCAGCCTGCAGCATTATCCAGGAAATAACGGTCGTGGGTAATCGCAACCACAGTACCGTTATAATCAACCAGGAAGCGTTCCAGCCATGCCACTGACTCTGCATCCAGGTGGTTGGTCGGCTCATCCAGAAGCAACATATCAGGATGTTCAAGCAATAAGCGGCAAATCGCTACACGGCGACGTTCACCACCAGAGAGGTTCTCCACCTTGGCATCCCATGCTGGAAGGCGTAGGGCGTCAGCTGCGCGCTCAAGGGTATTTTCAAGATTGTGACCATCAGTCGCTTGAATAATCGCTTCAAGCTCACCCTGGCGCTTCGATAGTGCGTCAAAGTCGGCGTTTTCGTCAGCATAGGCGGCATAGACCTGATCCAGTTCGGCCAATGCTTCTTTAACGTGAGCAACTGACTCTTCAACGATTTCACGAACGGTTTTACTTTCGTCTAGCTGAGGTTCCTGCGGCAAATAACCGATTTTGGTACCCGGTTGTGGGCGAGCTTCACCATCATGATCCTGGTCGACACCAGCCATAATGCGTAATAGCGTCGATTTACCGGCACCATTAAGACCCAGCACACCAATTTTTGCGCCCGGGAAGAAGGATAGAGAGATATCTTTTAAAATAGTTTTGTTCGGGGGAACCACTTTGCTCACCCGATTCATGGTATAAATGTATTGAGCCATTAAAAGAATACTTAATTAGTAACAATGTTGCCGGCATTTTACATTGCTTGCACGGTTGAAGCTACAGGAGAGAGCATGAAACACTTGAGTTTATGGGGATTAGGGCTGGTTTTGAGTTTGCTGGGAAGCGCTACACTGGCATGTGTTACTCCTCAAGAGTTATACGCTGCTTCAGATCAGAGAGATCCTGAGCATGATGCTTTTAACAAGGCCCTGAGCTGTCAGACGATTTCTACAGATAATTTAGAGGTCGTGCTTATCGCTCTAGGTCGTATTGGTGGCGAAAAAGCAGCTACTCGAATACTGCCTTATTTGAACCATGAAAATGCGCAGATACGCGAAGCGGCAGCATTTGCATTGGGTATTACTGCGGTTCCCAGTATGAGTGAACAACTGGTTAAAGCGCTGAAACAGGAAAAGCAATCAGCGGTTAAATACCGTATAGCTGTAGCCATTGGAAACCTGGGGCACACTGAAGCACAGCAAGTGCTTACAACTATTATTAATCAGTCTGAGGATTCGCAGGAGATCCGTGGTGCGCTACAAGGTTTGGTTAACCTCTCTTCATTCCATAGCTCCAGGTTAGGTTCGTTTGAAAATCTGAGTTCCAGTCAGTTATATAAAGCACTTTGGCAACCGGCAACCCAGCTCGAAGCAAGTTACTTAATGGCGCGTCGAAACCTGATGGAAATGACGCAGGTGGATCTTGCTCTAAAGCAGCTGGATGCCCTTGAGCCAAAGGCGCAGGCAAAAATGGTACGTGCTTTGGCTAATACTGAGCTGGAAAAAGTGCTTCCTATGTTGCTGACTCATGTGCAACACGAAAATATAGGTGTCCGCGTTAATGCCATTCGTGGACTGGCAAACTTCCCAAAAAATCCTGCAGCGAGGGCTGGGGCCTTAATTGCTCTGCAACAAAAAGATGTTGCTAGTCAGGTAACTGCTTTACAGACATTACATAATGACTGGCTGGAAAGTGACAACATCTATCAGACAGTAAAACAAAAGTTGTCCAGCGATAACAGTTGGGTCCAGTCTGAAGCTCTGATGGTGTTGATTAGAGCTGACAAAGCGGATGGTAAAACAGCTCAAAAGTGGGTTAGTAGTTCTGATCCAAACTTGCAACGCGCGGCTATTGCCTACTTCAGTAAAATGAAAGACAAAAAAATCTTACAGGAGCTGGCAGAGAGTGATAAAGCAATTATTGCTCGCGGTGCCCAGCAGGCACTAAGCCCTGAACAGGAAACTCCGGGTAAGCCAAGCCGAACACCTGATGAACTTCCGGAGCTGGATGCAGTGGTGTTATTGCAGACTACACAAGGCCCGGTAACTATAAAATTATTCGCCGATACGCCATACACTTCTGCTAACTTCATGCGACTGGTTAATGATGGGTACTATGACAACACTTACTTCCACCGAGTGATCCCTGATTTTGTAGCTCAGGGTGGCAGCAAAAGTGGTGACGGCTCGGGTTCTGTCGGCTATAGCATTCGAGAAGAGCTATCCTATCGATCTCACCTTCCAGGAACAGTAGGGATGGCGACCTTAGGTAAAGATACCGGGGGAGGCCAATTCTTTATCAACACAGGGGCAAACTTACACCTCGATAGTAATTACACCATTTTTGGTGAAGTCATAGACGGCATGGAGAACGCCATGAAACTGGAGCAGAATGATAAGGTGGTTTCTGCTGAAGTGGTTGATGATTAAAGTTTTGTTTTAGTTTTTCGCCCCTCGTCGAGTTCCTTTCTCTTAAGTGTGTAAGAGAAAGGAACCAAAGAGAAGCACACCCCAATATTGAGGTCATTTAAAAGAATGACTCCCTGTGTCGCTCAAAAATATTAAACGCACCAGAGTTTACAGCACTTCCATGTACTGAAAACTCTTATCAAAATCATCCACGATTTTGATTGCTATATTTGAGAGCTTCACAGCTCAATATTAAGGGGATAACAGTGCTGGACTGTACTTCAGTGCAAAAAACATTACTGCCGCTACACGAGTATAAATGATAGTCTATTTCTTACTGTATCGAATACACTCTAAAATTTAGCACCAATAATCCCGTAAACATTAGCCGCAACGGTTCAAAATTATAGCGTAAATTGGGCAGGGATAGCTCAATTTAATCAAGACGAAACAGGATGTTTCGTTTGATGGCGCTTAATAATTTTTAATCGTAAGGGAAGCCTTCAGGCCTAATGTTTGGGGCGAGTTTTTTGGTTCATTTTTTTGCTCGTACAAAAAATGAACGTTAAAGATTTAGAGGTAAATTACAAAAACATCTCCATCACAATATCGCATCGACTGTAGTCAACCCGTGATTCATGGTTGGTGAACTCTTTAAAGCCGAGCTGCTGATACAGTTTCATCGCAGGTTTAAGCTTGCGGTTAGACTCAAGAAACAGTCGTTTGCAGCCGCGCTTTTTTGCTTCTTCAATAATGGCTTTGGCTAGGAACTTGCCGACACCAGAGCCTTGATAGCCTTCGAGCACGCCCATCTTGGATAGTTCGTATTCATCTTCCGTCCATTTTTTTAGAGCACAGGCTGCAATGATCTCCCCAGAGTCATTGTCACGGGCGAAAAGTATTTCTCCCCCAGTATCGATGAGGTAACGTTTGGGATCGTTAAGAACTCGTTTATCTTCATCTTCGATGACAAAATACTTCTCGATCCAGGCCTGGTTTATGACTTTAAAGTCTTCTGCCAGCTCAGGACTGAAACGCTCGATTGAGATTTTATTTTTGCTCATAGACTTGAAACTCGAAATGACAAGATGCTGTGCTAGAATGGCTTCAGTTTAACCAATAAATAAAGAGAACAACAGATGGAACTATTCACGATAGAAAACTTATTTACCCTCGGTATGTTGATCGTCTTACAGGCCGTTCTGGGTTTTGATAACTTGCTTTATATCTCATTAGAGTCTAAGCGAGCACCGCTGGAAAAACAAAAGAAAGTACGCTGGTTAGGCATTGGTCTGGCGGTAGTACTCAGAATTATTTTATTGTTCCTCATCGTTAAATTGATTGGTTATGTCAAAGACACGCTATTTACTATTCAATGGGAAGGCGTCATAACGGGGACTTTTAATTTAGAAAGCATCATTGTCCTGTTTGGTGGTATTTTTATCATGTACACCGCGGTAAAAGAGATTTGGCACATGATGGCGCTGGAGGTAGGAGATGGCAAAGATCGAAAGCCGCAGTCAGCTGGGAAAATTATATTCCTGATTGTATTAATGAACCTGGTTTTCTCGTTTGATTCGATTCTAAGTGCCATGGCCCTGACCGATAATTTCTGGATTATGGCCATCGCTATCATTTTAAGTGGTATTGCGATGATCTGGTTAGCTGATACGGTCTCAGCATTCCTGCAAAAGAATCGCATGTTCGAAGTGTTGGGTTTATTTATTTTGTTGGTGGTTGGCATCATGCTGCTGGCCGATGGCGGACATAAGTCTGAGTTACACTTCTTCGGCTATCCAATCGAGCCTATGAACAAGGCAACTTTCTATTTCGTTATCGCGGTGATGGTATTGAGTGATATTGTACAGTCGAAGTATCAGAAGATTCTGATGAAGAAGAAAGAAGCTGCTGCCCGAGCCAAGTTAGAGCAGGAGGCTCAGGAAGAAATTCTTTGAGAGAAAAAAGCCCGCCAACTGGCGGGCTTTTATATTTAGAGGGATATGGAGTTTAAAGCATCGGCTTTAAATATTTCCCGGTATAACTGCCTTTTTCTTTTGCGACATCTTCTGGCGTTCCTGTTGCGATAATCTTACCACCTTTGCTACCACCCTCTGGGCCAAGATCGACGATCCAGTCTGCGGTTTTAATTACATCAAGGTTGTGTTCGATGACCACCACTGTATTACCGTGATCGCGTAGACGATGCAGCACTTTCAGAAGCTGATTGACGTCGTGGAAGTGTAGACCCGTCGTTGGCTCATCCAGGATATATAGCGTCTGCCCTGTATCACGTTTCGATAATTCACGTGATAGTTTAACCCGTTGTGCCTCACCGCCTGATAACGTAGTAGCGGCCTGACCGAGTTTAATATACGACAGTCCAACATCCATCAGGGTTTGAAGTTTTCGAGCAACCGCTGGAATCGCGTCAAAGAACTCACGCGCGTCTTCAACCGTTAGCTCTAACACTTGGTGAATGTTTTTGCCTTTGTATAGGACTTCTAATGTTTCGCGGTTATAGCGTTTGCCTTTACACACATCACAGGCAACATAGACGTCAGGCAGGAAGTGCATTTCTACTTTGATTACACCATCACCCTGGCAGGCTTCGCAGCGTCCGCCCTTAACGTTAAAACTGAAACGTCCCGGTTTGTAACCCCGTGCTCGCGACTCCTGCGTACCGGAGAACAGCTCACGAATCGGCGTAAAGATACCGGTGTAAGTCGCTGGGTTTGAACGCGGCGTTCTACCTATGGGGCTCTGGTCGATATCGACCACTTTATCGATGTGTTCTAAGCCATCGATAGAGTCGTAAGCCTTTGGCTGTAGACTCGATTTATTGATCTTACGTGCAACGATCGGATACAGCGTATCGTTAATTAAGGTCGATTTACCTGAGCCGGAAACACCTGTGATACAGGTTAGTAATCCAACCGGTAAATCCAGATTCACTTGATTCAGGTTGTTGCCGGTAGCACCTTTAACGGAAATAAACTTTTTGTTATCGGCTTTAGTGCGCTCGACAGGCACTTCAATTTTTAACTCGCCAGTTAAGTACTTAGCGGTAAGAGAATCTTTCTTTTTTAGAATATCTTTCAGCTCACCCGCAGCGACGACTTCACCGCCATGAACACCGGCACCTGGGCCAATATCCACGACGTAATCAGCAGCGCGAATAGCATCCTCATCATGCTCAACCACGATAACGGTGTTACCCAGATCGCGAAGATGTTCCAGTGTTTTCAACAAGCGGTCATTATCTCGCTGATGCAAGCCAATGGATGGTTCATCCAGAA
This window harbors:
- a CDS encoding alpha/beta family hydrolase: MKQRQATLIMAHGAGADSQSKFMQFMQQTIDDNNIEVITFDFPYMLRRQQTGKKSPPDRMPRLIESFKKEIAKIPNKNFFIGGKSMGGRVASMIADEVETKGVICMGYPFHPPGKPEKTRTEHLHSIETPTLILQGTRDTFGKPQEVSKYQLSENIKIEWLEDGNHSFETLKRSDISTEQAWTLAANKAKAFIQSQLERI
- a CDS encoding Dam family site-specific DNA-(adenine-N6)-methyltransferase, with product MSIIQPLKYQRPFLKWAGGKFRLLPKILHHLPQGKKLIEPFVGSGVVFLNADYDRYLLADINPDLINLFKDLKRGKGRFIDYCSTFFTEANNTEKKFYELREHFNKLKPGEERSALFLYFNRHGYNGLCRYNRSGGFNVPFGRYKRPYFPESELEFFAKKSQRAEFRCQSFRASFNGSRQGDVIYCDPPYLPQSLTANFTDYTKQGFSYDQQVELGYLAERARKKGVITTISNHDTIVARDIYEKADKVTYFDVQRFISCDGNNRTKAKELLAIYG
- a CDS encoding DUF2970 domain-containing protein; protein product: MTQEDSKANESSLEKETQPHKDPSKEKSINQGTGFWSTVQSVLGAMFGVQSEEQREKDFDQGNAVQFIVGGIIFVVVFILTILYFVNSALENAGS
- a CDS encoding 3-deoxy-7-phosphoheptulonate synthase; amino-acid sequence: MVKSGADNWTPDSWKSKPVSQQIKYGDPTALAQVTEKLCQLPPLVSSSEVDTLKNRIAEAQRGERFILQGGDCAESFKDCNAEAISQKVRSLLSLSLLVSQKLRMPVSRIGRIAGQYAKPRSALTETQGDTTLTSYRGDLVNHVHFSESARTPDPARMLEGYSYASLTLNYIRSLLEGELEELFNLEPEVASLKDLAKTKELHQSLRNFRDALQLFHQFNGRQAAHKNLTEFYTSHEALHLHYEQALTRLGSNGRWYNLSTHFPWVGMRTVQSESAHLEYLRGIANPIAIKVGPTVEAKELVKLCRWLNPENEEGRLTLIQRFGHDKISHKLPELIRAVKDADLKVLWSCDPMHGNTQVSSNNYKTRDFQHIQSELQQAFSIHADLGSHLGAAHLEMTGEAVMECIGSSYAVHHQELGEAYTSLVDPRLNLSQAFELIDSLSLKKAQPAARKKQSS
- the radA gene encoding DNA repair protein RadA: MAKVKTIYVCQECGSETPQWAGQCGQCKAWNSLIEQANIKQSKAEKSSRFTGYAGEQSKVVKMDKVDLSEVPRMGSGLSELDRVLGGGLVPGSVVLMGGDPGIGKSTILLQSLCKISQEMPVLYVTGEESMQQVTMRAQRLGLETGDFSLLTETQVEQITTQALMQKPKVMVVDSIQTIYTEMLQSAPGGVAQVRESAAQLVRFAKQTGTTLFVVGHVTKDGALAGPRVLEHMVDAVLYFEGERDGRLRLLRAVKNRFGAVNELGVFAMTDEGLKQVKNPSAIFLSKYTDPVAGSAIVSTWEGTRPMLVEIQALVDTSHAPQPKRVAVGLDHQRIAMLLAVLNRHGGVATFDQDVFANVVGGVRVMETSSDLALIAAIISSLRNRPLEEHLVVFGEVGLAGEVRPVPNGQERLKEAVKHGFKKAIVPKGNLPSKTLDGLEIHGVSRLQEMINLL
- a CDS encoding MgtC/SapB family protein translates to MFDIDWSVIWNHLITMMVAYLLAFPIAWNRESNARSAGIRTFPLVSIAACSFVLVGIDMFPDGASQARVIGGIITGIGFIGGGAILKNGDKVTGLATAASLWGTAAIGIAVGAHRLEIAVLLAIVTFVTLQLVTKVKDKVPEGEQKEHS
- a CDS encoding methyltransferase domain-containing protein: MNKTPDIRAFRPEKLFKPRNFIKPALSQKQYLEIGAGKGMHAMQFAEANPDKELIAVERTKNKFDVFAQRAKELKLDNLTPVHADALPYVVHAFPAKSLDGVFLLYPNPEPKSAAQRWLNMPFFEFLLSRMKDGASVVLASNIESYIDEAEQQARELWQLPVERKVIPKTSSRTHFEVKYLQRGELCQELVITKPEGYQTRFDY